In the genome of Candidatus Yanofskybacteria bacterium, one region contains:
- a CDS encoding DUF3048 domain-containing protein has protein sequence MKLHKNKKIIISILVITLLLVLWFVRLGHKNIEIFNSGSVKSQKLGTSFIAGIQCINYDARPYAVMLSSDKEARSLSGVGEADMVFEMPVVENGFTRMMAIYQCNRPKELGSVRSSRLDFVPLALGLNAIYAHFGGERQALEELNSGIIDNIDGLKYDGTIYYRKKSIPMPHNAFTNFDLLIEISSKLGYKLDGDQVKYPHDEDDKSKAEVQPEPVFNHGFDVAWRYNKETNSYLRFRADKPEVDKNTNKQVETKNVVIMKTSWSPISKDYIRVKTIGSGGLLLYKNGQVVSGTWEKKIDKSKLYFYDQNHKEIPFVPGSVWIEITTN, from the coding sequence ATGAAATTGCACAAAAACAAAAAAATAATCATATCCATTTTGGTAATAACGTTATTGCTGGTTTTGTGGTTCGTAAGACTTGGCCACAAAAATATTGAGATTTTCAATAGTGGCAGTGTAAAAAGTCAAAAACTTGGCACGAGCTTTATTGCCGGCATTCAATGCATTAATTATGATGCGCGGCCATATGCGGTGATGTTGTCATCAGACAAAGAAGCGAGGTCGTTGTCCGGGGTGGGGGAGGCGGATATGGTATTTGAGATGCCGGTAGTTGAGAATGGTTTTACGCGCATGATGGCAATTTACCAGTGTAATCGTCCCAAGGAACTTGGTTCTGTTCGTTCATCTCGGCTTGATTTTGTGCCACTAGCACTCGGTCTTAATGCAATTTATGCTCATTTCGGTGGAGAGCGTCAAGCACTCGAAGAATTAAACAGTGGGATTATAGATAACATTGACGGTCTCAAGTACGACGGTACAATTTATTACCGTAAGAAATCTATCCCCATGCCGCATAATGCTTTTACCAATTTTGATCTTTTGATCGAGATTTCTTCAAAACTGGGTTACAAATTGGATGGCGATCAAGTTAAGTATCCCCACGATGAAGATGATAAAAGCAAGGCCGAAGTCCAACCAGAGCCAGTTTTTAATCATGGATTTGATGTCGCATGGCGTTACAATAAGGAAACAAATTCGTATTTACGTTTTCGTGCTGATAAGCCGGAAGTAGATAAAAATACCAACAAACAAGTAGAAACTAAAAATGTTGTTATTATGAAAACTTCATGGTCACCGATCAGTAAAGATTACATTCGGGTTAAAACTATTGGTTCAGGTGGTTTATTGCTTTATAAAAACGGCCAAGTAGTTTCTGGTACCTGGGAAAAGAAAATCGACAAAAGCAAACTATATTTTTATGATCAAAACCACAAAGAGATACCTTTTGTTCCGGGAAGTGTTTGGATAGAAATAACCACAAACTAA
- a CDS encoding DNA polymerase I produces the protein MKKLILIDGNALVHRAFHALPPLTSPTGIVTNAVFGFTSILLKTIKDIKPDYIAATFDLKGPTFRHEKFAEYKIHREKAPQELYNQIPLVKEVVSAFGIPIYEKEGYEADDLIGSLVFKAKVEKDLQVIIATGDLDALQLVDNKKVVVFTLRKGVSDTVVYDEEAVAARYGLRPDQLNDYKGLKGDPSDNIPGVPGVGEKTASELTKRFGNLGSLYQFLESPKSKVQKAETEKSEISEKLTEKLLSNKDQAFFSKQLATMVTDLDVDFSFEKADWRKNLDLQKIEKTFRDLGFSSLLKRLPEVNLEPEQNITALDVLRASDVAKLEFDPDKNNIYVIDSNDGNTIKKVFASNEATLTGHDLKGFFKFAIGQGKHIKNRVFDTEIAAYLLNPDTKDYDFTKIYYAEFNEMPGESVSQKPALIWKLKKQLWEKLKSANLVKVFEDIEMPLIPVLAEMELWGIKIDVKNIARLLKSATGVQAQLEKKIYKLAGGEFNINSPQQLGEILFSKLGIKGRVRKTGKGALSTAAPELEKIRGEHQIIDLILQYRELQKLKTTYIEPFPQLIDSKDGRLHTTYNQTGTGTGRLSSENPNLQNIPVKTELGREFRKAFIAQDGYQLISLDYSQLELRIVAHIAKDQKMIDVFRRGEDIHVATAAEIFEVKPDQVTKEMRRQAKTLNFGIIYGMGPLGFARAAGVSTLRAREFITKYFADFSGVARYMEEMKAKAHRDGYVETIFGRRRQLPDIHSTMPQMQSQAERAAINHPVQGTAADLMKMAMINISNFIHKNLDDSQARLLLQVHDELVFEVKSDLTKKLFPEFKHIMESVHHLDVPLIVDVKCGQNWQEMNKP, from the coding sequence ATGAAAAAATTGATTCTAATTGACGGTAATGCGCTGGTACATCGCGCCTTCCACGCTTTGCCGCCCCTGACTTCGCCAACGGGCATTGTAACCAATGCTGTTTTTGGTTTTACTTCCATACTTTTAAAAACAATTAAAGATATCAAGCCGGATTATATAGCGGCAACTTTTGACTTAAAAGGACCGACTTTTCGCCATGAAAAATTCGCAGAATACAAAATACACCGTGAAAAAGCTCCGCAGGAATTATACAATCAGATTCCTTTGGTTAAAGAAGTGGTATCAGCTTTTGGCATACCGATTTATGAAAAAGAGGGTTATGAGGCCGATGATCTTATAGGTTCGCTTGTTTTTAAAGCAAAAGTGGAAAAAGACCTACAAGTCATTATAGCTACCGGTGATTTGGACGCCCTTCAGCTGGTGGATAACAAAAAGGTAGTTGTTTTTACTTTGCGCAAGGGCGTGAGTGACACGGTGGTTTATGATGAAGAAGCAGTCGCGGCGCGTTACGGTTTGCGTCCGGATCAGCTTAACGATTACAAAGGCCTGAAGGGTGATCCGTCGGACAATATACCGGGGGTACCCGGAGTGGGGGAGAAGACTGCTTCGGAACTGACAAAAAGATTTGGCAACTTGGGGTCTCTTTATCAGTTTCTTGAAAGTCCAAAATCTAAAGTCCAAAAAGCAGAAACCGAAAAATCAGAAATTAGCGAAAAACTCACAGAAAAATTGCTTAGCAATAAAGATCAGGCATTTTTTTCCAAACAACTTGCAACAATGGTAACAGACCTAGATGTTGATTTTTCATTTGAAAAAGCTGATTGGCGAAAGAATTTAGATTTGCAAAAAATTGAAAAAACTTTCAGGGATTTGGGTTTCTCAAGTTTATTGAAAAGATTGCCGGAGGTTAATCTTGAGCCCGAACAAAATATTACAGCATTGGATGTCTTGCGAGCATCAGATGTCGCAAAATTAGAATTTGACCCAGACAAAAACAATATATATGTCATTGACTCTAACGACGGAAATACAATTAAAAAAGTATTTGCCAGTAATGAAGCAACTCTTACTGGCCACGATCTTAAGGGATTTTTTAAGTTTGCCATTGGGCAGGGCAAACATATTAAAAATCGAGTTTTTGATACGGAGATCGCCGCCTATTTGTTAAATCCCGATACCAAAGACTATGATTTTACTAAGATTTACTACGCTGAATTTAATGAAATGCCAGGTGAAAGTGTGTCACAAAAGCCGGCTCTTATTTGGAAACTTAAAAAACAGCTTTGGGAAAAATTAAAATCGGCTAATTTGGTTAAAGTTTTTGAAGACATTGAGATGCCCTTGATTCCTGTTTTAGCTGAAATGGAATTGTGGGGCATTAAGATAGATGTAAAAAACATCGCAAGACTGCTCAAGTCGGCAACCGGTGTGCAGGCACAACTGGAGAAAAAAATATATAAATTGGCCGGTGGAGAATTCAATATTAACTCGCCGCAACAGCTTGGCGAAATTTTATTTTCCAAGCTTGGCATAAAGGGTAGGGTGCGTAAGACCGGTAAGGGGGCGCTTTCTACAGCCGCTCCGGAGCTTGAGAAAATTCGCGGTGAACACCAGATTATTGATTTGATTTTACAATATAGAGAACTCCAAAAATTAAAGACAACATATATCGAGCCTTTCCCGCAACTAATTGATTCGAAAGATGGCCGACTGCACACAACTTATAATCAAACCGGTACCGGTACCGGCCGCTTATCTTCTGAAAACCCAAATCTTCAAAATATTCCCGTTAAAACCGAGCTGGGGCGGGAGTTCCGCAAGGCATTTATTGCACAAGATGGTTATCAGTTGATTTCGCTTGACTATTCACAGCTCGAACTTCGTATCGTCGCCCATATTGCTAAAGACCAAAAAATGATAGATGTTTTTCGTCGTGGTGAGGATATTCACGTCGCGACGGCCGCGGAAATCTTTGAAGTAAAACCAGATCAGGTAACTAAAGAAATGCGCCGACAGGCAAAAACATTAAATTTTGGAATAATTTACGGCATGGGGCCGCTTGGTTTCGCGCGTGCTGCGGGAGTCAGTACTTTGCGCGCCCGCGAGTTTATAACCAAATATTTTGCCGATTTTTCCGGTGTTGCTAGATATATGGAAGAAATGAAAGCCAAGGCTCACCGCGATGGTTATGTCGAGACTATATTCGGCCGTCGTCGTCAGCTTCCTGACATTCACTCAACCATGCCCCAGATGCAGTCCCAGGCAGAACGTGCGGCAATAAATCATCCGGTGCAAGGAACCGCGGCTGACTTGATGAAAATGGCCATGATAAATATTTCTAACTTTATACATAAAAATTTGGATGACAGTCAGGCAAGGCTGTTGCTTCAGGTTCACGATGAACTTGTGTTTGAGGTCAAGTCCGACTTAACTAAAAAACTTTTTCCCGAATTTAAACATATTATGGAATCGGTCCACCACCTTGACGTACCGTTAATAGTAGATGTAAAGTGTGGCCAGAATTGGCAGGAAATGAATAAACCGTAG
- a CDS encoding VWA domain-containing protein, with protein MKVFIFILTFVSILPWLAKAQVTAEPAYDKPIFSAEVDMVNVTVVALSAGGKPLPQLEKQNFKLEESLAGGQNFRERNIKLDQPEQLPLRGGIIIDTSGSTARQFRYQLDVASELVKWIIKAVGDKKRGDKFFVAEFYYESLDLNPSQGAFTLKQDWSDDSSALVRAIVRKTKKAAGTSPLFGSVRFAAEKFKKEARGNFANFLIIVADGQDNVALADLKESTYRAQAVDLPIYTIGTAKHDIDSFLLDSYENNLKQISQLTGGRFFDLPEQNKLPEIARQVLQDLRNQYHLSYELSPDYKDGDEVKIRVRVGNVSSDGKWQPLPAKLLHREGYLVTKSH; from the coding sequence ATGAAAGTGTTTATTTTTATTCTGACTTTTGTGTCAATTTTGCCCTGGTTGGCAAAGGCACAAGTAACGGCCGAACCGGCTTACGATAAACCGATTTTTAGCGCCGAAGTAGATATGGTTAATGTAACCGTTGTGGCCTTAAGCGCTGGCGGTAAACCATTACCCCAGCTTGAGAAACAGAATTTCAAGTTAGAAGAGAGTTTGGCTGGCGGGCAGAACTTTCGTGAAAGAAATATAAAGCTTGATCAGCCAGAACAATTGCCGCTTCGTGGTGGCATAATCATAGATACCAGCGGTTCAACAGCCAGGCAATTCCGTTATCAGCTGGATGTGGCTTCAGAACTGGTAAAGTGGATTATAAAAGCGGTAGGCGACAAAAAACGCGGCGACAAATTTTTTGTTGCCGAATTTTACTATGAATCGCTTGACTTAAATCCGAGCCAAGGAGCATTTACATTAAAACAGGATTGGTCTGACGATAGCAGCGCTCTGGTAAGAGCCATAGTCAGAAAGACAAAAAAAGCCGCTGGTACCAGTCCACTTTTCGGCAGTGTAAGATTCGCTGCAGAAAAATTCAAAAAAGAAGCCCGCGGTAATTTTGCCAATTTTCTGATTATCGTGGCAGATGGCCAGGACAACGTGGCGCTTGCTGATTTGAAAGAATCTACTTATCGTGCTCAAGCAGTTGACCTGCCTATTTACACGATTGGTACGGCCAAGCACGATATTGATTCTTTTCTCCTTGATAGTTATGAAAACAACCTTAAACAGATTTCTCAACTAACTGGTGGAAGGTTTTTTGATCTGCCCGAGCAGAACAAATTGCCGGAAATTGCCAGGCAAGTGTTGCAGGATCTTCGCAATCAATACCATCTTAGTTATGAATTAAGCCCAGATTATAAAGACGGCGATGAGGTTAAAATCAGGGTACGCGTAGGCAATGTCAGTTCAGATGGCAAGTGGCAGCCGTTACCCGCCAAACTTTTACACAGAGAAGGATATCTGGTAACAAAGAGCCATTAA
- a CDS encoding deoxyribonuclease IV encodes MAKIGVHISISGGIHLAPNRAKDLGCETFQCFTRSPQGGPAPELTPSLVASFQSQMTNFGFETFYIHTPYYINFASLDLRIRHGSIRVVREELERGSALGARYVMTHLGSHTGQSVEEGLEKVTDSVGQILDGYLGSTQLLLEIAAGTGNIIGDKFEEIGNILNSVKNINGLSGVCFDTCHAFASGYDFRTPETVQQMLKEFDKKIGLEYLKLAHVNDSKVDLGGKRDRHEHIGDGFVGKIGIANILKTPEFMKIDWLLETEDSKRMLDLEVLKEIRG; translated from the coding sequence ATGGCAAAAATTGGAGTACACATTTCAATATCTGGCGGAATACATTTGGCGCCTAATCGTGCTAAGGACTTGGGTTGTGAAACATTCCAGTGTTTTACCAGGTCGCCGCAGGGCGGACCGGCACCGGAACTTACACCATCACTAGTTGCCAGTTTCCAATCGCAAATGACAAACTTTGGGTTTGAGACATTTTACATACACACGCCTTACTATATCAACTTTGCCTCTCTTGATCTGCGCATTAGGCATGGATCAATCAGGGTTGTGAGGGAAGAGTTGGAACGGGGGAGTGCGCTTGGCGCGCGTTATGTCATGACACACCTCGGTTCGCATACGGGTCAGAGCGTTGAAGAAGGGTTAGAGAAAGTGACAGACTCGGTTGGCCAGATTTTGGATGGTTATCTCGGTTCTACGCAATTACTGCTTGAAATTGCCGCTGGGACCGGCAATATAATCGGAGATAAATTTGAAGAAATCGGAAATATTTTAAACAGCGTAAAGAATATAAATGGTTTAAGTGGAGTGTGTTTTGACACCTGTCATGCTTTTGCTTCGGGTTATGATTTTCGTACTCCCGAAACCGTCCAGCAAATGCTTAAGGAATTTGATAAAAAAATTGGACTTGAATACCTGAAACTGGCGCACGTGAACGACTCAAAAGTAGATCTGGGCGGAAAGCGAGATCGGCACGAGCATATCGGAGACGGGTTTGTGGGCAAAATCGGAATAGCAAATATTTTGAAAACGCCGGAGTTTATGAAAATTGACTGGCTATTGGAAACCGAGGATTCAAAAAGAATGCTTGACCTAGAGGTACTTAAAGAAATTAGGGGCTAA
- the tsaE gene encoding tRNA (adenosine(37)-N6)-threonylcarbamoyltransferase complex ATPase subunit type 1 TsaE produces the protein MVLKSKSPRQTQKIAFELGKKIKKNGQSKHAQVVALEGELGAGKTTFVKGFVGAFGIKSQVTSPTFVILRNYRLSVAGYRLLVHIDAYRLKNYQDFITLGIKEIISDSKNIVLIEWSDRVKKILPKKYIKIHIDHINQTVRKITISNFQ, from the coding sequence ATGGTATTAAAATCCAAAAGTCCGCGGCAGACACAAAAAATTGCTTTTGAACTGGGTAAAAAAATAAAAAAAAACGGCCAGTCAAAACATGCGCAAGTTGTTGCTTTAGAGGGTGAGCTTGGCGCTGGGAAAACCACTTTTGTAAAAGGTTTTGTCGGGGCATTTGGCATTAAATCCCAAGTAACCAGTCCGACATTTGTAATACTTCGTAATTATAGATTATCGGTCGCAGGTTACAGATTGTTGGTTCACATAGACGCATATAGACTAAAAAATTATCAAGATTTTATAACGCTTGGTATAAAAGAAATTATATCCGATTCAAAAAATATCGTTTTAATTGAATGGTCTGACCGGGTTAAAAAGATACTGCCCAAGAAATATATCAAAATTCACATTGATCATATCAACCAAACCGTAAGAAAAATTACTATTTCAAATTTCCAATGA
- a CDS encoding TraR/DksA C4-type zinc finger protein, whose translation MDKEEQKKLKEDLLTEKVNIEKLLGEFTTENPVVRGDYKSHFHAVDQSDTSDEKAHSVTDSEQERAVEQNLELRLREINETLGKIDKESYGICENCSSPIDVRRLKVIPVAKFCVDCAKKVKLL comes from the coding sequence GTGGACAAAGAAGAACAAAAAAAATTAAAAGAAGATTTATTAACCGAAAAGGTAAATATTGAAAAATTACTAGGCGAATTTACTACAGAAAACCCAGTTGTTAGGGGTGACTATAAATCACACTTCCATGCTGTTGATCAGTCAGATACTTCTGATGAAAAAGCTCACAGCGTAACTGATTCTGAGCAAGAAAGGGCGGTTGAACAGAATCTTGAATTGCGTTTACGTGAAATCAACGAGACTCTTGGGAAAATAGACAAAGAATCTTATGGTATTTGTGAGAATTGCTCATCCCCTATTGATGTAAGGCGCTTAAAAGTTATACCAGTAGCTAAGTTTTGTGTTGATTGTGCCAAAAAAGTAAAGTTATTATAA
- the mutM gene encoding bifunctional DNA-formamidopyrimidine glycosylase/DNA-(apurinic or apyrimidinic site) lyase, which translates to MPELPEVETIVRGLNHKVVGLKIKGAWTDWAKTIKTHSLDKFKREINGRKILRAHRRAKYIMLDLSGGKTLIIHQKISGHLLYGKWEVDGKKVKPAMAGPIKSDPFNRFIRFILYLSNGYMLGLSDVRRFGKVFLGDTDKVENINEIGRLGPEPLDLKFTLAKFKELMRRKRGVVKKVLMDPFVIAGIGNIYSDEILWYAGVMPLRRVEKLTDKELAEIYKYIKFILKKAIGAKGNSQQDYRTLEGKFGNYQNMQKAYQLTGEKCQKHDGGTIKRLVVGGRSAHFCSVHQK; encoded by the coding sequence ATGCCAGAGCTACCGGAGGTAGAAACTATTGTTCGCGGGCTTAATCACAAAGTGGTTGGACTTAAAATTAAGGGTGCCTGGACCGACTGGGCGAAAACTATTAAGACGCACTCGCTTGATAAATTTAAACGCGAAATAAATGGCCGTAAAATTTTACGTGCTCATCGGCGGGCAAAATATATAATGTTGGATCTGTCTGGTGGTAAAACGCTTATAATTCATCAAAAAATTTCCGGTCACCTCTTGTATGGAAAGTGGGAAGTTGACGGCAAGAAAGTTAAGCCGGCAATGGCGGGGCCGATTAAGTCTGATCCTTTTAACCGTTTTATCAGATTTATTTTATATTTAAGCAACGGTTACATGCTGGGGCTTTCTGATGTCCGGCGTTTTGGTAAGGTTTTTTTAGGTGATACCGACAAGGTTGAAAACATAAACGAGATTGGCCGTCTTGGACCGGAACCCCTGGACTTGAAATTTACGTTGGCAAAATTCAAAGAGCTCATGCGCCGCAAGAGGGGAGTGGTCAAAAAAGTTCTGATGGACCCGTTTGTGATTGCTGGTATCGGCAATATTTATTCTGACGAAATACTTTGGTACGCTGGCGTTATGCCACTGCGCCGGGTAGAAAAATTAACCGATAAAGAACTTGCCGAGATTTACAAATATATTAAATTTATTTTGAAAAAAGCCATAGGCGCCAAGGGTAATAGCCAGCAAGATTATCGCACGCTTGAAGGAAAATTCGGCAATTACCAAAATATGCAGAAAGCCTATCAGTTGACCGGTGAAAAATGCCAGAAGCATGATGGCGGCACCATCAAACGTCTTGTTGTGGGTGGCCGCTCCGCTCATTTCTGTTCGGTGCATCAAAAATGA
- a CDS encoding YifB family Mg chelatase-like AAA ATPase: MPSVKVFSAAVTGLDALTVEVEVDSTPGLHSLNIVGLPDKSVEESKDRIGSAIKNSGFIAPNKKNQRIIVNLAPADIKKEGPAYDLPIALGYLLTTKQIKFEHKNRIFLGELSLDGSVRKINGVLSVTLMAQAKGFKEIILPKENTVEASVVGGINIIGINNLTELTGYLEGKTVISPAEHLDYDYLVKNGSQSYDCGDFDISHVKGQESAKRALIIAASGGHNLLMHGSPGTGKTLLARALSSILPEMSRDEALEVTKIYSICGLIKNQAIIFERPFRNPHHSTSAVAVVGGGTWPKPGEISLAHRGVLFLDEFPEFPRNVIEALRQPMEGGEVVVSRASSSVRFPARFMLVAAMNPCPCGNYGDEVKPCVCSAHEIYKYQRKISGPMLDRIDIQISVPRETYANLTSEKSGQTSCEIRQIVAKTRKIQQDRFIDAKLHTNSEMGPKDIKKFCQLTAEAEELVKNAVVSHSLSGRGYHKILKIARTIADLADSEIIQANHVAEAIAYRIRPENDSFAGI; encoded by the coding sequence ATGCCATCTGTTAAAGTTTTTTCGGCCGCTGTTACTGGCCTCGACGCTCTTACCGTAGAGGTTGAAGTTGATTCTACACCTGGACTTCATTCACTAAATATTGTTGGGCTCCCTGATAAATCAGTCGAGGAGTCTAAAGATAGAATTGGCTCCGCTATCAAAAATAGCGGTTTTATTGCGCCCAATAAGAAAAACCAAAGAATAATCGTCAATCTTGCGCCAGCGGATATCAAGAAAGAAGGACCTGCTTACGATTTACCGATTGCGTTGGGTTATTTGCTTACAACTAAACAAATAAAATTTGAACATAAAAACAGAATTTTTCTTGGGGAATTGTCGCTTGACGGCTCTGTGCGTAAAATAAATGGTGTTTTATCGGTAACGCTGATGGCACAGGCCAAAGGGTTTAAGGAAATAATTTTACCCAAAGAAAATACCGTTGAAGCTTCAGTTGTTGGTGGAATTAATATAATTGGTATAAATAATTTAACGGAATTAACCGGGTATCTTGAAGGCAAGACCGTAATTTCTCCAGCAGAACATTTAGATTATGATTATTTGGTAAAAAATGGCTCGCAGAGCTACGATTGTGGTGATTTTGATATTTCCCACGTGAAGGGACAAGAAAGTGCCAAGAGGGCCCTAATAATTGCTGCTAGCGGTGGCCACAATTTGTTGATGCATGGCTCGCCTGGTACCGGCAAGACGCTTTTGGCTAGAGCCCTTTCAAGTATTTTGCCAGAAATGAGCAGAGATGAGGCGCTAGAAGTGACAAAAATATACAGCATTTGTGGTCTCATAAAGAACCAAGCGATAATTTTTGAGCGTCCATTCCGCAATCCACACCATTCTACTTCAGCCGTTGCAGTGGTTGGCGGAGGCACGTGGCCAAAGCCAGGTGAAATTTCTCTTGCTCATCGCGGCGTGTTATTTCTTGATGAATTTCCTGAATTTCCGCGAAATGTTATTGAGGCGCTTCGCCAACCAATGGAAGGTGGCGAAGTTGTCGTTTCACGCGCTTCAAGTTCCGTAAGATTTCCTGCCAGGTTTATGCTTGTGGCCGCCATGAATCCATGCCCTTGCGGTAATTATGGTGATGAAGTTAAGCCTTGCGTGTGTTCGGCACATGAGATTTATAAATATCAGCGAAAAATTTCTGGTCCCATGCTTGATCGTATCGATATTCAAATAAGTGTTCCTCGTGAAACTTATGCCAATTTGACTAGTGAAAAAAGTGGCCAAACTAGCTGTGAAATTAGGCAAATCGTGGCAAAAACAAGAAAAATACAGCAGGACAGATTTATTGATGCCAAATTGCATACGAATAGCGAGATGGGTCCTAAAGATATTAAAAAATTCTGCCAGCTTACTGCGGAAGCCGAGGAACTGGTTAAAAACGCAGTTGTATCTCACAGTCTTTCTGGACGTGGCTACCACAAAATTCTCAAAATTGCGCGCACAATCGCCGATTTGGCTGATAGTGAAATTATACAGGCCAATCATGTGGCCGAAGCTATAGCGTACCGTATTCGCCCAGAAAACGACTCATTTGCCGGTATTTAA
- a CDS encoding peptidoglycan DD-metalloendopeptidase family protein — MSLAIIVLIFKGSSEGQRSVLGNLLTSYVEETAASVITIPSQNQLADINSLAAYAGTERMPKPSVLNTIQDNSLVSRGTILTDILDEFLDRGSQIAIYTVQEGDTLSFIASDYGVSINTIIWANNLSDADAIRPGMDLKIPPVTGVIHKVKKGDTVASLAKKYGVKEEEIVSFNGLPLSGDLQTDEEIIIPGGKINTPKAPLQQSTAPRFAYLPTLAGYFIQPATGYNWGRIHGRNGVDVANSCGTPIYAAANGRVTISDAVGYNGGFGKFIKVNHPNGTETLYAHASRLLANVGDFVARGQQIAVMGSTGRSTGCHVHFEVHGAKNPLAKY, encoded by the coding sequence ATGAGTCTAGCTATTATTGTATTGATTTTTAAAGGTTCGTCAGAGGGTCAGAGAAGTGTTCTTGGTAACCTACTAACAAGCTATGTAGAAGAAACCGCTGCTTCAGTAATCACTATCCCATCCCAAAACCAGCTTGCTGACATTAATAGCCTCGCTGCCTATGCCGGAACTGAACGCATGCCAAAGCCGTCCGTACTTAACACAATTCAAGACAACTCTCTCGTTTCGCGAGGAACAATTTTGACAGATATTCTTGATGAATTTTTAGATAGAGGATCTCAAATAGCAATCTATACTGTACAAGAGGGCGATACCCTCTCTTTTATTGCTTCTGACTATGGCGTGAGCATTAACACTATAATTTGGGCAAATAATCTTAGCGATGCCGATGCAATTAGACCCGGTATGGATTTGAAAATACCGCCAGTTACAGGAGTCATACACAAGGTTAAAAAAGGCGATACCGTTGCTTCGTTGGCCAAAAAATATGGGGTAAAAGAAGAAGAAATAGTTAGTTTTAACGGTTTGCCGTTAAGCGGAGACCTGCAAACAGATGAAGAAATTATAATTCCTGGTGGAAAAATAAATACGCCCAAAGCTCCTCTCCAACAAAGCACAGCTCCAAGATTCGCCTATTTACCAACATTAGCGGGTTACTTCATCCAACCGGCTACAGGCTATAATTGGGGCAGGATCCACGGAAGGAACGGCGTAGATGTAGCTAATTCATGCGGTACGCCGATATACGCCGCCGCCAATGGCAGAGTAACTATATCTGATGCTGTGGGTTATAATGGCGGCTTTGGCAAATTTATTAAGGTAAATCACCCCAATGGCACCGAAACTCTTTATGCTCATGCCAGCCGATTATTGGCCAATGTCGGAGATTTTGTTGCACGCGGTCAGCAAATTGCAGTTATGGGTTCTACTGGCCGTTCCACTGGCTGCCACGTCCATTTTGAAGTACACGGAGCGAAGAATCCATTGGCAAAATATTAG
- a CDS encoding YraN family protein — MVQWLDYWFIIHNTRFMLNSKELGFFAENIAARYLEVGGYEVVDKNYRKPWGEIDIIARKDEVVIFVEVKSNSQEFEGDFNPEVRVDWKKMAKIKRTAMLYLEHELCGMDLEWQIDVISVVFDRVNKKAKIKHFKNV; from the coding sequence ATGGTTCAGTGGCTTGATTATTGGTTTATAATTCACAATACTAGGTTCATGCTTAACTCCAAAGAACTGGGATTTTTCGCAGAAAATATTGCGGCAAGATATCTTGAAGTCGGGGGATACGAAGTGGTTGATAAAAATTATCGTAAGCCGTGGGGAGAGATAGATATAATTGCCCGCAAAGATGAAGTGGTGATTTTTGTTGAGGTTAAGTCAAACAGCCAAGAATTTGAGGGTGATTTTAACCCTGAAGTCAGGGTTGATTGGAAAAAAATGGCAAAAATTAAACGTACCGCTATGTTATATCTTGAGCATGAATTGTGCGGCATGGATTTGGAATGGCAGATCGATGTAATATCTGTGGTTTTTGACAGAGTTAATAAAAAAGCAAAAATCAAACATTTTAAAAACGTTTAG